The Elaeis guineensis isolate ETL-2024a chromosome 3, EG11, whole genome shotgun sequence region CTCATGCAGCAGGGGCGGGGGGTGGGGGGGAGGCGGCGGGGGGtgggggggaaaaagaaaaaagaaaaaaagtaaaaaaatatttgagggaggaaaaagaaaaaaatattattattttattattaataatgatttaaatattattattttttacataatattaattttaaaataataatagaaatattattttttttaaatattattttaaaaaataatatttttattattaatttaaaaatactatttgtataataacatattatttttaaaaatttttaaaaaaataataataaaatatatatttaaaaaatattattcaaataatattaattttaaaataataataaaaatatttttttcaaaatattattttaaaaaataatatttttattattaatttaaaaatactatttgtatgataatatattatttttaaaaaaaattatttgaaaaaattaataataaaatattattttaaaaaaaaattctaaaataataaaaaaatattattttaaaatattattttattattaataaaatttaaataataataaattattattaataataaatattattttattaataataaaatattattattattgattaataataaaaaaattattttagtaataatactaaaatattattattttattaataataatatataaaagagGAAATGTGTAAGCAGAGAATCCATGGGATTTTTTATCTCCCTCCCACCCGGAGGGAGGGTTGTGGTAGAGGCACCATGGGCCGACGACGGAACCAAGCCCACCCCTTTGCTCGAAGGCTATTAAATGCAGAGATTTGATTTTCAAATTGATAGAGTACGGTGCTCTATTTGTTGATAATTTATCAAGTTTGATCTGATTCGATGGATCGATTCAGAtctcaaaatatattatttaaaaaaataaaaataatatttttaaaaataaattagtatgttattatttttaaaataaaaaaaaataatatattagctCGCATAGTTATGGTATATGCTTAAATATATTTGATTTGTCATTTGAAGGGTGGTGATGTATCTATGGGTTGTATGGCCGTAGAGTTGAAAATGGGTTAAACATAGATTGAAGTATTGGAGTGTTgccaactcagcttctcaaatggaTTGAAAGAGCACCTCTTCAGTGTAACTATTTAATACGATACaatcaatatattttatttttctacatttAGTCCCATGCAATGTGCGGGTCTTCGACTAGTTTatgtataatttaaaaataattatataattatggattgGTTTGTTTTCTAAGGATAATTCAAAGAATCATTTAGCTCTGAGGAAAACTGAAAACAATTTGACAGTTGATcaataattcagaaaaaaattaaCTCAACCCAAGAAAACCAGTTCATGACCAGATTCTTAGGCTCTATAGCATGATTGGGTGCAAAATATTGGAAAGCCTTAAAGTTTCAGGCCAGGCCGGAGCGATGAAATATAAAATGATCGGCCCAAATTTGGTCTATCCAAAAATACAACTACTCAGTGGGGATATTTGGTTAAGAAATATTgagataaaattgaaataaaaataggtGATTCTCATTCTAATCATTTAATTTGAAGGAATCataatttaatttctatttcagGATGGAATGAAAATGATCCAATCTATCTAGAACTAAATCTTTATTCTTTTTcaaagattcaaattttcattccggtTCCGATTCTAATTATGAATTAAATGCTTCAAAGAATTTgaccatttcgattctgattctgatgctcatccattccgatttcgattatgAACCAAACATCTCTGTGTGCGGTTAGAAATGAACCCAGCTCAAGCCCACTCCTACCCGTAATTAGGAGGCCCAAACTAAGGATGTAAAtcatcttcatctttcttccgTGCAAGGGAAAGAACCAGAATGTTAAAGTTTGCAATCTGTTTACCTAAGCATTCTAAGTCCCTGTTACCTAGTAGACCTGTCCAGGTCTTcaagtgctctctctctctctctctctctcgttcttCCGGCTGATTGCCTTCCACCCAGAAATCGGAATCGTTTTGAACCAAGGACTGACAGCTCCTCCTTCTCCCCGTGAACCAAGAGTTAAAAATGGGACAAGAACTCATCAATTTGGATTGGAATCAGGCGGCGTTCTATCTTTGAAAGTAGGCAGATGGAGTCGGCAAATCCACAGCCCCTTCATGGCTTCTGGGTGAGCCAGTAAAAGCGACGGAATTACCTATTTATTGGAAAATTGGACTTCCTCGAGATTGGATTGGATGCACTTCGAAAAATTGATAATACGGGATAAGTCTTACATTATAAACCCtcgattcaaaaatttttataattctttttcaaaaaaaaattaaaacaacacctcttcaattttttgatgaaaattattttcattttaaaatttttaattctttcaaTTAGATCTCAAAATTTAATTCCTTCCATTGGAATCCTCGCAACGGCTTGCCTCCATCCATTCTCCACTTCTATCATCATACGCCCGCTTCTACTTCGTAGAGCCAAACATTATTCTATTCTGGCTCTTTCTTCTTGTTGCTTTGCttgttctttgttttctttttattttcaaagattaaaAACCCTTCAATTCAATCTCTAAGAATATAGCATTTGTTGCTACAGGGCAACCACAACAATAAAACGAGAGCTTGTGAAGAAAGCATACTACAGTTATTTTAATTCATAATCTGGGACTATCTATTGCCCAAGCAAACAAACAAAACCGGTATaccagcagaaaaaaaaaaaaaaaaaaaaacaaaaaataaatgtCTATTTCTTCGTCTCTGCTCCTCACCATCTCCCACATCCCTTTCTGATCAAAGCTCTCCATCTTCCCCAGCAATATCTCAATATCTACTTTTCGGATGGGTTGTTGTTGCTGTTGtttgttgttttattttttattttttaatactgaAACAGAGAATATTGTTTTGAATAGGCCCTGTAGACAGTATTTACTTTTAGACCGAACCTAACCAGCTTCTATGGTACTTATTCAAAATATTTCCTTCAGCCTTCCATTTGGAATAGATGAAATACCAGACCGACCTTCATGAACTCGTTCTCTGCATTTCCTTCCACCAGTTTGTAAcctttttttcaagaatattgTTCCTTGAGCATCCATagccaaaaaaataaagatatctcCTGCCATTGTAAGATCCAGGAAGCATCTATTATTCACAGCCCTACCCTGCATGCATGCAGAAGATACTGTTTTCATATTTTGAACGTATAATTTCCATGACACAGTGGAGCAACCTTGTTCTTGCACCAAGCCTCACCCTCTCTAACTTCCACAGCAAAGCAATCTATGGTTGGTTAGTGTATTTATTGGACCATAAGCATTGCCTTCCACCATGCAATCCTTGTACCAAAATCTCCTGATGATCAGCCCACAACAATGAGAGGGCTTATGATGATATTGTCCTTGTAAAACCAGAAATCAGTATACCTGGTTTAAGTAATCGTTTGACTAGACCACCCACTGTAAAATAATTCTATGGAAAGGTTACAATATGGAAAGCAGAACAGTAATTGAATTATAGATCATATAACTAACATTTTTCAAAGAAAAGACTGAAATCTCAACAACAACAAAATAATAAAGTAATAAAGGAAAAGAAATAATAAGCACTTCCAGTTAGGTTCTTCTACAGCAAAAAGGGATAAAACTAAACTTTGGATGTCACAAAAGCAAGCTTCTGATGTGATTCATCTTCAGGGATTATTTCTTAGGCAGCCATCATCATCCGCACGAACTCCTCATAATTCACCTGTCCATCACCATCTATATCTGCTTCCCTGATCATCTGCTCAACCTCTTCATCAGTCAGTTTCTCCCCAAGATTGATCATCACATTCCTCAGCTACATACATGGGAAATGAAATTGCATTAACAATCAAATATCGACACGTGCTCTGATGAAAACCATAATTCAATGCTTTTCAAtggaaaatataatttttataacatATATTTAATCTGAATTCGAATTTTCTTGCCCATAGACGTAACACCCAATCATGATAATAACCTGGTTCCTAAGAAGGGTAATAAATCTGTCATGTAATTCTAGATAGTAAatgaaatataatacatcatagcACTAGGTTAAGAGCCACCGCTAGGTTTTGAATCCTAGACCTTCTCTATAGACATGCCCTGAGGAGAGGGTGCCAACCAGCTGAGCTAAAGGGTTTTGTCATTTTTGAAGATGTCTTAGCTTCAAAATTTTCCAATCCCTGTTAGGAAATGCGTGCCTGTCAAACTTCATACATGACCAAGTTCAGAGAAGAGCACTAAACAGTTCTTAGATATATTTCTTTAGTGAAGGCATGTCAGACAAGTAGGAAAAAACACTATCCAATATTCACCTCATTGGCTGAGATGTACCCATTTTGGTCCTTATCGAAGACCTTAAAGGCTTCTTTcaactcttcttcagcatcagtctCCTGCAAAGCCAAGAAAACTGAATGtaagttcaaatttaatttttaagaaGGAAGAATTGAAGTTCATATGGGGCTGTAAGATTCTTCCAATGCCCAATCATGTTTGCTATGTTTGTAGACCATCCATCATTTGATAGAAATTTTATATGTCAAGCATGACAGTTTTACCTTCATTTTCCTAGCCATTAGGCTCAAGAACTCTCCAAATTCTATGGTACCATTCCCATTTGCATCAACCTCACTGATCATATCCTGCAGCTCTTCTTCAGTGGGGTTCTGGCCCAATGATCGGATGACAGTAGCCAGTTCTTCCAGTGTGATGCAGCCTATCATAGTACAGcattaatcatatcagataatgaCATAGATCCATAACCAAATTTCCCTCATAAGGAATCATAGACAGATACATAATCAATAATCATTAGAAACGATTACTGAACAAAAATAGAATAGGAGAAACTAAAAGCAGTAAAGACTTCCATAGAAAATTCATGAGATAAGTAGTTGGTGTGACAAACATAGTTTTAGATTAGAACAAAGGGTAGTTTTAGCTTTGGCAAATAAAACAACTAAAATATTGATATatgatttatcaaaatttaataacCTACAAAAACTAGCCTTAACATAAAACCAACTCTGTAAACTCTTATTTACAAATTCCAAAATTATCAACCTTAACAAGTCCCAATAACCAAATCTTTTCTTACATATTAATATTAGATTGTTAATGATAAAAAGTTTACAGGAAAAGACGCACAAGAAATCCTAAAGGTTTTGTTACAgcaaaaagaaaatacaaaaggtTTTATTTGGCTTGTAGGATCAAATATCCTATAGTTTGGCCAGCTGTTTATAGGACAATAGTCCCAAAAGACTCATCACATGGCATAAGCAAAGCCATCCGAGGAATGGAATCTTCCAGAAGAAGACAACCAATTGGACAACAAAATCTTTTCCATGAGCtgggcttttttgaccatgaccagTTCATGGATCCTTCCACAAACTTTAAATTAGTGGTGCACTCACATGTACATAGATTGACAAGAAAGAAACAGCCATACAACCACAAGCTACTAGATTCATTATAGAACATAGAATGAAGGTCCAAAGCAATGGTGAATCTATAGTCACCCATCAAAATCCCATGGCTTGGACCAAAATCCCTACCATGAGGAGAAAATTCCAATAGACAACTTAATGTCACATAACTCACATCCTCACAAAAAATTGACAAAGAGTCATGAAAGCCCCAATTCTTGCATGAAAGAGAACACAAAACTCACATGAAAACATATTGGTCAATGTTTCATCAAAATCCATTTGTTCAAGCACAAAAGGAAGTCCTACATGATCTAAAACTGACCATGAACACTATTTTGAGACCAACCTTAATCTCCAAAAGTTCGCTTGAGTGAAGAGTCATGAAACACATATCTATAAAAAGGAAAATAAACTAATCCTACCAAAATATTAACACACAAACCACACCAAACCATCTTAGATTGTGTTGAATTAACTTTATGAAACATCTTTTGGAGGTGTAGGACATAGAAACACATAAGCCACAAAAGAACAAAACACTGGATTGAACTACAAAGTCTCACTAGCTCATTATAGAGTCAAAAATCTCTCAATCCAAAGCATATTTAACCAACCCAAACTCAAAAAAGCCAGAAACagaaactataaaaaaaattatctacttATACAAAATAACCCCACCCAACTCAATTAAACCATCAACCAACTTAGAGCACAAACTATAGAAAAGAAGTGCAAGAAAGATGGGTGTCAGAGAGAAAAAAagcatcagagagagagagagagagagagagagagcaaaccaTCTCCATCCTTGTCAAAGAGGCAGAAGGCCTCTTGGAACTCAGAGATCTGCTCCTCTGTCAGGATATCCATGACACCACTATCTAAAAacagtagagagagaaagagcgtGAGGGAGAACGGAGATATAGACGAAGGAGGGGAGAAGGATCCTTGCAGTGAGAACGAACCAGGGATTCCCCAGGCCTTTTGTAGCCGAGTCCAAGGAGGGGTGGAGGTGCGCTgcggtgggctcttgcttaggtgAATAAGCTTGACTTTTGGCACGGTTGGTCAAATGGACACTGtacaatataattaaattaaaaaaaaaataaaggaaagcaAAGGACGAGAAGATGTATTAGCGGGCTGTCTTTCCCTGACCACACAAAAAACAAAAATATCTTAGATTGTGGTCTTAATCACCAATTTTTCCACCCAATTATCTTTCTTTTTACTTTCTCCTGCATTCCAAGGGAGATGCACCACCATGACCCCTTCCTTTTCTTCCATTTATCCTTCTCTTTAGCTTTGCCTTTCACTGGGAATTGAAGTATCACTCATTATGATCGTTTAAAACAAAGAAAAGTGTCATCCACATCAAATTTGGTCTCACCTGGCTTTTGTTTCATTGGATAAATAATGAGGGGATGCCGATGTAGAGAAATGAGTAGATGTCCTAATGGGGAGTGCAAATATCAGTTCTCTTTGTTATGTTCTTTTCCAGCTTTCAGACAGCTGGATGTTGGATTTGGGTGATGGAGGATGGGGCTTTCAAGGAGGGGGGCTGATTGGGTGAGGATTTAATGTTTTTTAAGCTAGGGTTGGGTGTTCAAGCCAGGGATGGTTTTATATCATGCCAGTACCATTGGTGAGGTCCATctgctttctttttttatttaaataacttGCACATCCCCACTTAGATATGATTTTAGCAATCTTGTCTTCTCTCATCCAAATATCCATTCATCGTTGCTAAGAGCAATGCATGAGTAAGTAGTAAATATTATCTCCAATactctaaatttatattttagaattataataGTAGGAATTCCGACATAAATAAGGTGAGAGCATGATTAAACTCAAGACAACTATATGTACTGCCAAGTGATTTTATCAACCCAATTAGTTGCCATTTGCCACCCTCTATGTGtattcttcataataaacttGAATCTAGTTGGTATGACATTCGAGTTGAGCGAGCCAATCTTCACATACATTAGCTACTATAACATAACACAATTTCTATTAGGTGCCCATCTCACACCTAGTATGCATTTTCAACTTTAATAATAAGGTAAAAATAATTATGAGATTTCCaatgtcatgaaaaaaaaaaaaaaaaagagagaaaatgatcCGATACCCCATACTTGGAGAAAaagattgaaaaatatatctttcaCACGCATCGTGCATATCCAATGCTAGCACCTTataagatggataaaataattattatttcatagagttgaaattatatttaaaagaatAAGATAGATCCTTCGATCTATATGCAAATTCACTTCATACAAAATAGTTAAATCTACAAATATGTTTAGCCGTACCAACATATTTACCTTTTTGACAAT contains the following coding sequences:
- the LOC140856430 gene encoding calmodulin-like isoform X1, which gives rise to MDILTEEQISEFQEAFCLFDKDGDGCITLEELATVIRSLGQNPTEEELQDMISEVDANGNGTIEFGEFLSLMARKMKETDAEEELKEAFKVFDKDQNGYISANELRNVMINLGEKLTDEEVEQMIREADIDGDGQVNYEEFVRMMMAA
- the LOC140856430 gene encoding calmodulin-like isoform X2 gives rise to the protein MDILTEEQISEFQEAFCLFDKDGDGCITLEELATVIRSLGQNPTEEELQDMISEVDANGNGTIEFGEFLSLMARKMKETDAEEELKEAFKVFDKDQNGYISANEGLENFEAKTSSKMTKPFSSAGWHPLLRACL